One segment of Fusarium oxysporum f. sp. lycopersici 4287 chromosome 7, whole genome shotgun sequence DNA contains the following:
- a CDS encoding hypothetical protein (At least one base has a quality score < 10): MESQVERLVEKAWKKYEETPKDKRLLIGVAGIPGSGKTTFSQIITNRINARASSSDPSSPPPATFVPMDGFHLTRAALSAMPDPDTAHFRRGAAFTFDAPKFLTLVQALSKRPISSEPILAPSFDHALKDPRDDDIVVKPEHRVVVLEGNYLALDQDVWRDAAKLLDEVWFVEVDFEVARRRLRERHVRAGIVKDLEEGDRRAMENDLVNGKEIIDFKLKVDEVIQSREDGSWVHE; the protein is encoded by the exons ATGGAGAGCCAGGTTGAAAGGCTTGTCGAGAAGGCGTGGAAGAAGTATGAGGAAACGCCAAAGGACAAGAGATTAT TGATCGGCGTTGCTGGTATCCCCGGCTCAG GCAAAACGACCTTCTCACAAATCATTACCAATCGAATCAATGCCCGCGCCTCCTCTTCAGATccctcctctcctcctccagcaaCATTCGTTCCCATGGACGGCTTCCATCTCACCCGCGCCGCTCTCTCCGCCATGCCAGACCCCGATACAGCCCATTTCCGCCGCGGCGCAGCCTTTACCTTCGATGCGCCCAAGTTCCTCACCCTTGTCCAAGCACTCTCCAAGAGACCAATTTCATCAGAGCCAATTCTTGCGCCATCCTTTGATCATGCGCTGAAAGATCCTCGAGATGACGATATTGTCGTCAAGCCGGAGCATCGTGTTGTTGTACTTGAGGGGAACTACCTTGCGCTAGATCAAGATGTCTGGCGAGATGCGGCGAAGCTTCTGGATGAGGTGTGGTTCGTTGAGGTGGACTTTGAGGttgcgaggaggaggcttAGGGAGAGGCATGTAAGAGCAGGCATTGTGAAGGATCTGGAAGAGGGAGATAGAAGGGCCATGGAGAACGATCTTGTCAATGGTAAAGAGATCATTGACTTTAAACTTAAAGTAGACGAGGTGATCCAAAGTCGAGAAGACGGAAGTTGGGTCCATGAATAG
- a CDS encoding hypothetical protein (At least one base has a quality score < 10): MDGFHLTRAALSAMPDPDTAHFRRGAAFTFDAPKFLTLVQALSKRPISSEPILAPSFDHALKDPRDDDIVVKPEHRVVVLEGNYLALDQDVWRDAAKLLDEVWFVEVDFEVARRRLRERHVRAGIVKDLEEGDRRAMENDLVNGKEIIDFKLKVDEVIQSREDGSWVHE, encoded by the coding sequence ATGGACGGCTTCCATCTCACCCGCGCCGCTCTCTCCGCCATGCCAGACCCCGATACAGCCCATTTCCGCCGCGGCGCAGCCTTTACCTTCGATGCGCCCAAGTTCCTCACCCTTGTCCAAGCACTCTCCAAGAGACCAATTTCATCAGAGCCAATTCTTGCGCCATCCTTTGATCATGCGCTGAAAGATCCTCGAGATGACGATATTGTCGTCAAGCCGGAGCATCGTGTTGTTGTACTTGAGGGGAACTACCTTGCGCTAGATCAAGATGTCTGGCGAGATGCGGCGAAGCTTCTGGATGAGGTGTGGTTCGTTGAGGTGGACTTTGAGGttgcgaggaggaggcttAGGGAGAGGCATGTAAGAGCAGGCATTGTGAAGGATCTGGAAGAGGGAGATAGAAGGGCCATGGAGAACGATCTTGTCAATGGTAAAGAGATCATTGACTTTAAACTTAAAGTAGACGAGGTGATCCAAAGTCGAGAAGACGGAAGTTGGGTCCATGAATAG